In the genome of Myxococcus stipitatus, one region contains:
- a CDS encoding DNA ligase, whose amino-acid sequence MADIADGEQAQMQGSGSKPYILKNTGGVYSCSCPAWRNQSIAIERRTCKHLRKLRGDAAEDARVGGDAPPARATRAKSEDGDAEASAEKAPPLLLAQSWENDVDLTDWWMSEKLDGVRAYWDGKRFWSRLGNEYLAPEWFTAGLPDFPLDGELFGGRKRFQRTVSVVRRQDKSQDWKELMFVVFDAPGVDADFEQRLERCREWLGTAKPAYAQWHPHERCQGTAHLRAELEKVEGLGGEGLMLRKPGSRYEVGRSHTLLKVKSFKDDEAIVVGHVAGAGRHKGRLGALEVELRNGKGFSVGTGFSDAERGAPPPVGTIITFRYQELSNDGVPRFPSYIGVRIDAAPFPMKEKSKTKR is encoded by the coding sequence TTGGCGGACATCGCGGACGGCGAGCAGGCGCAGATGCAGGGCTCGGGCTCCAAGCCCTACATCCTGAAGAACACGGGGGGTGTCTATTCCTGTTCGTGCCCCGCGTGGCGCAACCAGTCCATCGCCATCGAGCGGCGCACGTGCAAGCACCTGCGCAAGCTCCGGGGTGACGCCGCGGAGGATGCGCGGGTGGGTGGCGACGCGCCGCCGGCCCGGGCGACGCGCGCGAAGAGCGAGGACGGTGACGCCGAGGCGTCCGCCGAGAAGGCCCCGCCGCTGCTGCTCGCGCAGTCGTGGGAGAACGACGTGGACCTCACGGACTGGTGGATGAGCGAGAAGCTCGACGGGGTGCGGGCGTATTGGGATGGCAAGCGCTTCTGGTCGCGGCTGGGCAATGAGTACCTGGCGCCGGAGTGGTTCACGGCGGGGCTGCCGGACTTCCCGTTGGATGGGGAGTTGTTTGGAGGGCGCAAGCGCTTCCAGCGCACGGTGAGCGTGGTGCGTCGGCAGGACAAGAGCCAGGACTGGAAGGAGCTGATGTTCGTCGTGTTCGACGCGCCGGGCGTGGACGCGGACTTCGAGCAGCGGCTGGAGCGGTGCCGGGAGTGGTTGGGGACGGCGAAGCCGGCGTATGCGCAGTGGCATCCGCACGAGCGGTGCCAGGGGACGGCGCATCTGCGCGCGGAGCTGGAGAAGGTGGAGGGGTTGGGGGGCGAGGGGCTGATGTTGCGCAAGCCGGGCTCACGCTACGAGGTGGGGCGCTCGCACACGTTGTTGAAGGTGAAGAGCTTCAAGGACGACGAGGCCATCGTGGTGGGGCACGTGGCGGGAGCGGGGCGGCACAAGGGGCGGCTGGGGGCGTTGGAGGTGGAGCTGCGCAACGGGAAGGGCTTCAGCGTGGGGACGGGGTTCTCGGATGCGGAGCGAGGAGCGCCGCCGCCGGTGGGGACCATCATCACGTTCCGGTATCAGGAGCTGTCGAATGACGGGGTGCCGCGCTTCCCTTCGTACATCGGCGTGCGCATCGACGCGGCGCCGTTTCCGATGAAGGAGAAGAGCAAGACGAAGCGCTGA
- a CDS encoding serine/threonine-protein kinase, which produces MRCISEGDLVKLRQGELPAERLADVNTHLGTCLDCQARLATVAPTPTPTPGSDGEHAPPSEDLVLEKGTAVGRYLLLEKLGAGAMGVVHGAYDTELNRRVALKFLRARALNWPPEKARARLLREAQAMARVSHPNVVAVYDVGTFQERVFLAMAQVESQTLEDWLKATPRSWRQVLDVFLDAGRGLAAAHDAGVVHGDFKPANVLVDSAGRAHVTDFGLARLASAPGEDAPPLARTGDLSRGEARTSSLHGGTPAYMAPELLSGESHPSPLSDQYSFCMALHEALHGTRSPPPAGPPVPAWLRALVLRGLSPAPAERHPSVTALVSALQKGPARPWRRGLQVTGALALLAAAVGLTHALHARDCTRAGEELAHVWGPAQQSSIQAAFVASKKPYALSAWERVRQDLDAYTREWVTARTLTCEASLAPGTQPPEQVDQKMRCLDNRLADLAALTRLLSQADGRTVDSAHRAAQILPSLADCASAGPAPSVPKNAEWQETLTKGRGLLATGRYAEGVALVEPVARAAREARNRHEGAEIFLLLSELLEGAGRWRDAEAALFETLDAAEATRQDALATRAWTLLVRVSCISLDEYDKAALWKDRATAALERLGDGHPLARVQLLTYTGTLFRMQRDYARAEEKQEQALVLAESTFGANSMAVAEVLLELGSTQFQAAQLAKARATLERAATIARDLLGPEHPDAAQMRAAIAPVLHSASMANPYTDTRYTQEELLKLAESICREALHIVEQALGPEHPRVYDGLNDLATNLALQSRHEEALPLFQRAMDIAVKTDGAESYGVSVLHDNIASSYYIQKQFGPAREHFLRAMTIQEKIHGPRYPGLPISLRVISLTLVKEGRHAEALPYGQRAVELLSTLPDDSASAWTGILINLGRLYLTLERPDEAIPVMERAVAGWEKAQPRTGQRATARFLLARALWESGKDRKRALRLASEAQRMASLDDPSPTVLQEIHDWLEKRSRP; this is translated from the coding sequence ATGCGCTGCATCAGTGAAGGCGACCTCGTGAAGCTGCGGCAGGGTGAACTCCCGGCCGAGCGCCTCGCTGACGTGAACACCCACCTCGGCACCTGCCTCGACTGCCAGGCGCGCCTCGCCACGGTGGCGCCCACGCCCACGCCCACGCCCGGCTCGGACGGTGAGCACGCCCCGCCTTCGGAGGACCTCGTGCTGGAGAAGGGCACCGCCGTCGGCCGCTACCTCCTCCTGGAGAAGCTGGGTGCGGGGGCCATGGGGGTCGTCCATGGCGCGTACGACACGGAGCTGAACCGCCGCGTCGCCCTCAAGTTCCTCCGTGCGCGGGCCTTGAACTGGCCCCCGGAGAAGGCGCGCGCGCGGCTGCTCCGCGAAGCCCAGGCCATGGCCCGCGTCTCCCACCCCAACGTCGTGGCCGTCTATGACGTGGGCACCTTCCAGGAGCGCGTCTTCCTGGCGATGGCCCAGGTGGAAAGCCAGACATTGGAGGACTGGCTGAAGGCCACGCCTCGCTCGTGGCGGCAGGTGCTCGACGTCTTCCTCGACGCGGGCCGAGGCCTCGCGGCGGCCCATGACGCGGGGGTGGTGCATGGCGACTTCAAGCCCGCCAACGTGCTGGTGGACTCGGCGGGGCGCGCCCACGTCACCGACTTCGGCCTCGCGCGGCTCGCCTCCGCGCCAGGGGAAGACGCACCTCCGCTCGCTCGAACCGGGGACCTCTCCCGAGGAGAGGCCCGGACGTCCTCCCTCCACGGCGGCACGCCCGCGTACATGGCCCCGGAGCTCCTCAGCGGCGAGTCGCACCCGAGCCCCCTGAGCGACCAGTACTCCTTCTGCATGGCGCTGCATGAGGCGCTCCACGGCACCCGCTCACCGCCGCCCGCGGGTCCCCCGGTGCCCGCCTGGCTTCGGGCCCTCGTCCTGCGCGGGCTCTCCCCCGCACCGGCCGAGCGCCACCCCTCCGTGACGGCCCTGGTCTCCGCGCTCCAGAAGGGCCCCGCGCGCCCCTGGCGACGGGGGCTCCAGGTGACGGGAGCCCTGGCGCTCCTGGCCGCCGCCGTGGGGCTGACGCACGCGCTCCACGCCCGGGACTGCACGCGGGCGGGCGAGGAGCTGGCCCATGTCTGGGGGCCGGCGCAGCAGTCCTCCATCCAGGCCGCCTTCGTTGCCTCCAAGAAGCCCTATGCGCTGTCCGCCTGGGAGCGCGTGCGCCAGGACCTGGACGCCTACACCCGGGAGTGGGTGACGGCGCGCACGCTCACCTGCGAGGCCTCGCTCGCGCCCGGCACGCAGCCTCCAGAGCAGGTCGACCAGAAGATGCGCTGCCTGGACAACCGGCTCGCGGACCTCGCCGCGCTCACGCGCCTGCTGTCCCAAGCCGATGGAAGGACCGTGGACTCAGCCCACCGCGCGGCGCAAATCCTGCCCTCACTCGCGGACTGCGCCTCGGCGGGCCCCGCGCCCTCCGTCCCGAAGAACGCCGAATGGCAGGAAACGCTCACCAAGGGCCGCGGCCTGCTCGCCACGGGGCGGTACGCGGAGGGTGTCGCGCTCGTGGAGCCGGTGGCGAGAGCCGCCCGGGAGGCTCGCAACCGCCACGAGGGCGCGGAGATCTTCCTGCTGCTGAGCGAGCTGCTCGAGGGCGCGGGCCGATGGCGCGACGCGGAGGCCGCGCTCTTCGAGACCCTGGACGCCGCGGAGGCCACCCGCCAGGACGCGCTCGCCACCCGCGCCTGGACGCTCCTCGTCCGCGTGTCGTGCATCAGCCTGGATGAATACGACAAGGCCGCGCTGTGGAAGGACCGCGCCACCGCCGCGCTGGAGCGGCTGGGTGATGGCCACCCCCTGGCGCGAGTCCAGCTCCTGACCTACACCGGCACCCTGTTTCGCATGCAGCGCGACTACGCGCGCGCGGAGGAGAAGCAGGAGCAGGCGCTCGTGCTGGCGGAGAGCACGTTCGGCGCCAACAGCATGGCGGTCGCCGAGGTGCTGCTCGAGCTCGGCTCCACGCAATTCCAGGCGGCCCAGCTGGCCAAGGCCCGCGCCACGCTGGAGCGTGCCGCCACCATCGCCCGGGACCTGCTGGGCCCGGAGCACCCCGACGCCGCGCAGATGCGGGCGGCCATCGCGCCCGTGCTCCACAGCGCCTCCATGGCCAACCCCTACACGGACACGCGCTATACCCAGGAGGAGCTGCTGAAGCTGGCGGAGAGCATCTGCCGCGAGGCCCTCCACATCGTGGAACAAGCGCTCGGCCCCGAGCATCCGCGCGTCTACGACGGCCTCAACGACCTGGCCACGAACCTCGCGTTGCAGAGTCGGCACGAGGAAGCACTCCCCCTGTTCCAGCGCGCGATGGATATCGCCGTGAAGACAGACGGCGCCGAGAGCTATGGGGTGTCCGTCCTCCACGACAACATCGCCTCGAGCTACTACATCCAGAAGCAGTTCGGCCCCGCCCGGGAACACTTCCTGCGCGCCATGACCATCCAGGAGAAGATTCACGGCCCGCGCTATCCGGGACTGCCCATCTCGTTGAGGGTGATTTCCCTCACCCTCGTCAAGGAGGGCCGCCACGCGGAGGCCCTCCCCTACGGTCAGCGGGCCGTCGAGCTCCTGAGCACCCTGCCGGACGACAGCGCCTCGGCGTGGACGGGCATCCTGATAAACCTGGGCCGGCTGTACCTCACCCTCGAGCGACCCGACGAGGCCATCCCGGTGATGGAGCGCGCCGTCGCGGGTTGGGAGAAGGCCCAGCCCAGGACAGGCCAGCGGGCGACAGCGCGATTCCTGCTCGCGCGGGCCCTCTGGGAGTCGGGCAAGGACCGCAAGCGCGCGCTGCGGCTGGCCTCCGAGGCCCAGCGCATGGCCAGCCTCGACGACCCTTCTCCCACGGTGCTCCAGGAGATCCACGACTGGCTCGAGAAGCGCTCGCGGCCCTGA
- a CDS encoding GON domain-containing protein codes for MSLPAGTVITGGDTPEALDAVGANWQPAFDPDYNTLVPRPGVEAATQAQTDDVIVTPTALIFPKATHAEVLAWKPGRIVVAGPGAGAGKNPLGFARRVVSIAEQGEDIVVTTESPVLQELFEGEVQMTFDPDKAQPVDLAKLDLEWAAANLYADTDFASELPELLKDSYPLEGGDIGEDGNPLPPAAPGDPAFGWLVKAAKKVWQTVTAKSFEKSIPLSKEIKQSVSAELFSRDYSKTFNPSGKLPMELNLKGEGTVSGSLAFNPKLQVGFRVPGLGSIGGENPLALWFNADSYLRATERMDVNLDASLASAGGKSGVDLEEMFKKAPTTREEVATHTKDFFMNHPDLKPGTAWKKTLFISKPYTQTVAAGPVPVVFTETFQLDLECGFEAKAAIEAYLVLEQSLTFKYTARYEKGKLTHTGPSVGTAKKFEVQVTGGGALVATCGLIPRINAFIYDTVGLNAGVRASVIGRASYATSCDESATTWQPKGEVKLGLALGLGLKVGARGQLPGSSFLGTSGTKLGATWYPPELYSKEFPLYENTWDVSPGLGYCTPKCKNFAKDGLETDEDCGGGQCGGCAEGKTCAKNSDCAVGFCADGTCSNTDHCKNGIIDGDETATDCGGALCGKCSVGRACYQHGDCKSNACKLQPQSGSAMGFCVADPCQDNAKDNGECAADCGGTCGACGLGTYCGIDAQCASGASNGYQCVDATCKDLKLSAGESDIDCGAACFTGCAQGQKCFGDADCGDGSCVAGICKNQWFSTCAERRAADPALADGHSRLYVGGDPKKGWTAYCADMAGTPKEYLTLQNTTNGNYSQYTAGGASPGTNVRTRFLKVRLNPATLQVSPGDLTFAASSGSLVHSQSTLTSLPYGAAMDCVASMSRSGVGDIDLSGLPFAVAPNQFAVGGFEASGTTAYSADGRRVHLMGGGYCGWNTVVGGNPIVNIKPIQLVYSP; via the coding sequence ATGTCCCTGCCCGCGGGGACGGTCATCACCGGAGGCGACACCCCCGAGGCGCTCGACGCCGTCGGCGCCAACTGGCAGCCCGCGTTCGACCCTGACTACAACACCCTCGTCCCTCGGCCCGGCGTCGAGGCCGCGACGCAGGCGCAGACGGACGACGTCATCGTGACGCCCACCGCGCTCATCTTCCCCAAGGCGACGCACGCGGAGGTCCTCGCGTGGAAGCCGGGGCGCATCGTCGTCGCGGGGCCGGGCGCGGGTGCGGGCAAGAACCCCCTGGGCTTCGCCCGCCGCGTCGTGAGCATCGCCGAGCAGGGCGAGGACATCGTCGTCACGACGGAGAGCCCCGTCCTGCAGGAGCTCTTCGAGGGCGAAGTCCAGATGACGTTCGACCCCGACAAGGCCCAGCCCGTCGACCTGGCCAAGCTGGACCTGGAGTGGGCCGCCGCGAACCTGTACGCGGACACCGACTTCGCGAGCGAGCTCCCCGAGCTGTTGAAGGACAGCTATCCGCTCGAGGGAGGCGATATCGGCGAGGACGGCAACCCGCTGCCTCCGGCGGCGCCCGGCGACCCGGCGTTCGGGTGGCTGGTGAAGGCCGCCAAGAAGGTGTGGCAGACCGTCACGGCGAAGAGCTTCGAGAAGAGCATCCCGCTCTCGAAGGAGATCAAACAGTCCGTCTCCGCCGAGCTCTTCTCCCGCGACTACTCGAAGACCTTCAACCCGTCCGGCAAGCTGCCGATGGAGCTCAACCTCAAGGGCGAGGGCACCGTCTCCGGCTCGCTGGCCTTCAACCCGAAGCTCCAGGTGGGGTTCCGGGTCCCGGGCCTGGGCTCCATCGGCGGAGAGAACCCGCTCGCGCTCTGGTTCAATGCGGACAGCTATCTGCGCGCGACCGAGCGGATGGACGTCAACCTCGATGCCTCCCTGGCCTCGGCGGGAGGCAAGTCGGGGGTGGACCTGGAGGAGATGTTCAAGAAGGCCCCCACGACGCGGGAGGAGGTGGCGACCCACACCAAGGACTTCTTCATGAACCACCCGGACCTGAAGCCCGGGACGGCGTGGAAGAAGACCCTCTTCATCTCCAAGCCATACACGCAGACGGTCGCCGCGGGCCCGGTGCCCGTGGTCTTCACCGAGACGTTCCAGCTGGACCTCGAGTGTGGCTTCGAGGCGAAGGCCGCCATCGAGGCGTACCTCGTGCTGGAGCAGTCGCTGACGTTCAAGTACACGGCGCGCTACGAGAAGGGGAAGCTCACGCACACGGGCCCCTCGGTGGGGACCGCGAAGAAGTTCGAGGTCCAGGTGACGGGCGGCGGCGCGCTCGTCGCGACGTGTGGACTGATTCCGCGCATCAACGCGTTCATCTACGACACCGTGGGCCTGAACGCGGGCGTGCGAGCCTCCGTCATCGGCCGCGCGTCGTATGCGACGTCCTGCGACGAGAGCGCGACGACCTGGCAGCCGAAGGGCGAGGTGAAGCTGGGCCTCGCGCTGGGCCTGGGCCTCAAGGTCGGAGCGCGCGGGCAGCTCCCGGGCTCGAGCTTCCTCGGGACCTCTGGCACCAAGCTGGGCGCGACGTGGTATCCGCCGGAGCTCTACAGCAAGGAGTTCCCGCTGTACGAGAACACGTGGGACGTGTCACCGGGGCTCGGCTACTGCACGCCCAAGTGCAAGAACTTCGCGAAGGACGGGCTCGAGACCGACGAGGACTGCGGCGGCGGTCAGTGTGGCGGCTGCGCCGAGGGCAAGACGTGCGCGAAGAACAGCGATTGCGCGGTCGGCTTCTGCGCGGACGGGACGTGCTCGAACACGGACCACTGCAAGAACGGAATCATCGACGGGGATGAGACGGCCACGGACTGCGGCGGAGCGCTCTGCGGCAAGTGCTCCGTGGGCCGCGCCTGCTACCAGCATGGCGACTGCAAGAGCAACGCTTGCAAGCTGCAGCCCCAGAGCGGCTCCGCGATGGGGTTCTGCGTGGCGGACCCCTGCCAGGACAACGCCAAGGACAATGGGGAGTGCGCGGCCGACTGCGGTGGCACCTGCGGTGCCTGCGGCCTGGGCACCTACTGCGGTATCGATGCGCAATGCGCGAGCGGGGCCAGCAATGGCTATCAATGCGTCGACGCGACGTGCAAGGACCTGAAGCTCAGCGCCGGTGAGTCGGACATCGACTGCGGGGCTGCCTGCTTCACCGGCTGCGCGCAGGGGCAGAAGTGCTTTGGCGACGCCGACTGTGGAGATGGAAGCTGTGTCGCGGGCATCTGCAAGAACCAGTGGTTCTCGACGTGCGCCGAGCGCCGCGCCGCCGACCCGGCCCTGGCCGATGGCCACTCCAGGCTCTACGTCGGAGGCGACCCGAAGAAGGGCTGGACGGCCTACTGCGCGGACATGGCGGGCACGCCGAAGGAGTACCTCACGCTCCAGAACACGACGAACGGCAACTACTCGCAATACACCGCGGGCGGGGCATCTCCTGGGACGAACGTGCGGACGCGCTTCTTGAAGGTCCGGCTCAATCCCGCGACGCTCCAGGTCAGTCCCGGTGATTTGACGTTCGCCGCGTCGAGCGGAAGCCTGGTCCACAGTCAGTCGACGCTGACGTCGCTTCCCTACGGTGCCGCGATGGACTGCGTGGCGTCGATGAGCAGGAGCGGCGTCGGAGACATCGACCTCTCCGGCTTGCCGTTCGCGGTGGCGCCCAATCAGTTCGCCGTCGGTGGCTTCGAGGCGAGCGGGACGACCGCCTACAGCGCCGATGGGCGCCGGGTGCACCTCATGGGCGGCGGCTACTGCGGCTGGAACACGGTGGTCGGTGGCAATCCCATCGTCAACATCAAGCCCATCCAGCTCGTCTACTCGCCCTGA
- a CDS encoding gluconokinase: MVVIVMGVSGAGKTTVGRALARSLGWRFLDADDLHPHANVEKMAAGSPLTDEDRWPWLAAVRAELETAVGKGEDVVLASSALKRSYRAALEVEPEQTRWVYLHAPREVLARRLSLRQGHFMPPSLLESQLATLEVPDEALSVDVTPPPDVVVENIREGLGL; the protein is encoded by the coding sequence ATGGTGGTCATCGTCATGGGAGTGTCGGGCGCCGGGAAGACGACCGTGGGGCGGGCCCTGGCCCGGAGCCTCGGCTGGCGCTTCCTGGACGCGGACGACCTGCACCCGCACGCCAACGTGGAGAAGATGGCGGCGGGCAGCCCCCTCACCGACGAGGACCGCTGGCCCTGGCTCGCCGCCGTGCGCGCCGAGCTGGAGACGGCGGTGGGGAAGGGCGAGGACGTGGTGCTGGCCTCGTCCGCGCTCAAGCGGTCCTACCGCGCGGCCCTGGAGGTGGAGCCCGAGCAGACGCGCTGGGTGTATCTCCATGCGCCTCGGGAGGTGCTCGCGCGGCGACTCTCCCTCCGGCAAGGCCACTTCATGCCGCCGTCCCTGCTGGAGAGCCAGCTCGCCACGCTGGAGGTGCCGGACGAGGCCCTGTCCGTGGACGTCACCCCGCCCCCGGACGTGGTGGTGGAGAACATCCGTGAGGGATTGGGCCTCTGA